The Paenibacillus beijingensis nucleotide sequence TTTAACTTCTCCGCAATCGTTTTGAGCGTAATCAGCTCCTGCACGCGAGGATCGTTCGTCACAGCTTGTTCTCCCTCATGGACTGATTTGCAGTCATGCCTGCATGACAGCGTTATTATCCGTTCTTTATTCGCGAATCCAAACATTAATTCCTTCGCCTTACCGATTTAAGCCCATTCTTTGATCAATAAGTTAACATATTCGGAGTTACGTTATGTTGTCCTTATTGACGGGGATTGCTAAAATAGGAATTGAAACCCGGCGTTTCGGGTCGCGATTGGAGGCGCCAATTTATGAATATTTTAAAGCAAAAAGACCGGCAGGAGCTGGACCGGCGTGTTCCGATGATGCCATGGTACGTCGAAAAATTCATCAATTACAAGCTGCCCGACCTCTCCCCTTCCTCGCTATTGGAATATGTCCGGGATTATGAGACGTTTTTCCGCTGGCTGCTGGCTGAAGGGCTGGCCGCAGGACCGACATTTGCCGAAGTCAAGCTGGAAGAGCTGGAGAAGCTCCATATGGACAGCATCGACAACTTCCGGATGTTCCTTGCGACGCGGCCGGAAAATGCCAATACCCGCACGACGGTGTCGCGGAAGCTCTCCTCCCTGCGCTCTTTGTTTCATTATTTGAGCCAAATTGCCGAGGATGAGCAGTTCTATCCGCTGCTGAGGCGCAACGTAATGGCCAAGGTATCGATCAAGCGGACTCATAAGCCGAAGGATACGGCGGCGAAGCTGGAAGGCAAGCTGCTGCAGGAAGAAGAGATCGCGGAGTTTCTAAGTTATGTCAAACGCGATTACGGAAGCGATGTGGCGTCGAACAAGCAGGCGCTGTACGCTTATAAACAAAATGTCGTGCGGGATGCCTGCATCATCAGCCTCATATTGAATTCGGGTCTGCGCGTATCCGAGGTCGTCAACTTGAATATGGACGATCTCGATCTGAAAAAGAAGCTGACGTACGTTTACCGCAAAGGTAAAAACGACGATACGTTCAAGACGCCCGTCTATTTCCGGCAGGAAGCGGTCGACGACTTAGCTGCATATATGCAGCTGCGCGATACGCATTACAAAGCCCCGAAGCGGGAAAAAGCGTTTTTTCTCGCCATTGCCAACGGCAAAAACGAAGGTTCGCGGATGACCAAGCGGGCGATCCAGGAAATGGTAATCAAATACGCCAAACGGTTCGGCAAGCCTTCGCTGTCCGTACATAAGCTGAGGCATTCTTTTGCGACGGATTATTATTTGCGCAACGACTTGTATAAGACGCAGGAGCAGCTCGGACACGCCTCCCCGGAGACGACCCAAATCTACGCTCATCTGACCGACAAAACGATGGCGGAAGCGATCGACCGCACCGAAGGCAGAAGCGCCGCCGACCGATAGAGAACCCGGTTATTCTACCAGGCGCACGCGCACGAGCAACCCTTGTATTTAAAGACGGAGGTGTTTTTCCATGCTTACCTTAAGCGTGCTCGACCAGTCTCCCGTTCCGGAAGGAAAGACGGCTTCCGAAGCGCTGGCCTATACAACGAAGCTGGCGCAGGAAACCGAAAAGCTAGGCTTCCGCCGCTTCTGGGTATCGGAGCATCACGCTTCGAACGCTCTGGCCGGCTCCAGTCCGGAAGTGCTGATCGCCCATCTGGCGGCGAATACGAAGCATATCCGCATCGGCTCCGGAGGCGTCATGCTGCCTCATTACAGCGCATATAAAGTGGCGGAAAATTTCCGGCTGCTGGAGGCGCTGCATCCCGGCCGGATCGATCTCGGCCTCGGCCGCGCGCCCGGCGGAATGCCGCTTTCCACCCGCGCGCTGCAGGAAGGCAAAACTAGATCCGTGGACCGGTACCCTGATCAAATCTCGGATTTGACGGACTATTTGCACGGTACGCCGGGAGGCCACCATCCGTTTGCCGGACTGAAGGCTTCCCCGGTCGTCGATACCGCGCCGCAGCTGTGGCTGCTCGGCTCCAGCGGCGACAGTGCCGTCATCGCGGCCTTGCAGGGAGCATCTTTCGCCTTTGCCCACTTCATTAATCCGTACGGCGGCGAGGAAGCGATGAAATACTACAAAGAGCATTTCCGCTCGTCGGTTTGGAACGAGCATCCGAATGGAATTGTAGCCGCCTTCGTCATTTGCGCGGAAACCGACGAAGAAGCGGTGCGCCTCTCCCGCAGCTTCGATCTCTCCTTCCACCTGCTGGAGCGGGGCAAGGAATGGCCCGGCTTCCCGTCCGTTCAGTCGGCCGAGGCGTATTCGTTCAACGAATTCGACATGGAGCGGATCCGGCATAACCGGCAGCGTCTCATTGTCGGCAGTCCGGAAACGGTGAAGAGAAAATTGCTTGCGCTTCAGGACGCTTACGAAACCGATGAGCTGATGATCGTCACGCTGGCCCACGATTTCGAAGCGCGTCTGAATTCGTACCGGCTTCTTGCCGAAGCGTTTCAGCTGGAGCCGACAGCTTAAAGTCTCTCCCCACGAGGCCGGGAGTTGGTCCACTCAAACGCCAAAAGACCGGGACATCTGAAGGCTCCCGGTCTTTTGGCCTGTCCTGACAGTTTGAATGTCTTTGCCGCTTCTATGCTGCATCGGCTTGTACGGTTGGGTAGACTAATTGTCCCATACTTGGGGGGAGATGCCCTCTTCCACCGCAAACTCGAAATCTTCGATGTCGTATACCTGAACCGGCACTTCCGCTTCAATCAGCTTATCCTGAAACTCGAACTGATCGGAAAGCAGCGGCAGCTCCAGCTTCGAAGCGGTGAGCAGCAGCTCGGTTTCAATCGGATCAAAATATTCCCCATATTGCGCGTTATCCAGTGCATGCACGACCGTAAACTGTATCGTATCGCTGAGCAGCAGCGGCGAACTTTCACGCCACGGCGCCTGCAGCGCCCGTTCGATTTTTTTACGGTTTAGCGGATCCTCGAAAAAAGCGATCAGCTCCCCGATTTTTTGCCTGACATACGTATCGTCCTTCGGATCGTCCATAATCGGATCGTTCCCGTCCTTCATGTCATACAGCTCAAGAATCGTCGAATACGGCAGCACATAGTCCACCGGATGACCCGGAACGAGCAATTGGCCGTAAGTCGCCACCATTACCGCCTCGATAACAAAACGTCGCCTCATCCCGCATCCCTCCTACTACTTTGAACTTTGTAAGCTAGTCTTTATTATACATGAAACCGACGCTCGTACACAGAGTCAATAGCCGAGTTTGCAGTCACAGCCTGAGCATGGTTAAAATAAAGTATCGACACAAACAGAATGGCGCAATCATAACGGAATATGAATTCACCTCGTTTATTATTTATACCGTTAACAGTAGCTGCCGCATTCAGGAGGTAAGAGATTCATGCAAAAGGAAGACGTTATTATTGTAGGCGCTGGACCATGCGGCCTTGCTGCGGCGCTCGAGCTGCAGCAGATCGGAATGAAACCGCTGATCATTGAAAAAAGAAACCTGGTCCACTCGATTTCGCAATACCCGACATACATGCATTTCTTCAGCACGCCGGAAATGCTCGAGATCGGGGATATCCCGTTTACGACTGCGCATGAGAAGCCGTCCCGGCTTGAAGCGCTCACGTATTACCGGACGGTTGCGCTGCGCCACCGGGTCCGCATCAACGCATACGAGTCCGTCAACCGGGTGACGCCGCTCGGACAAGGCTTCCAGCTCGAAAGCAAAGACCGGACCGGAGATCGCAAGCTGTATCATGCCGATGCGGTTGTGATGGCAACCGGATATTTTGATCAGCCCAACCTGCTCGGCATCCCGGGGGAAGATAGCGACAAAGTCACCCACTTTTTCCGTGAAGCTCATCCTTATACCGGCATGCGCGTCGCCATTATCGGAGGCAGTAATTCCGCCATCGACGCAGCGCTGGAGCTCGAACGCGCCGGTGCAATCGTTACGGTCGTCTACCGCGGCATGGAGTATTCGCCGGGAATTAAGCCGTGGGTGCGACCGGTTTTTGAAAGCTTGGTCGCCAAAGAGCGAATTACGATGCTGTTTCAATCGCGGGTTACGGAAATTCACCCGCACCACGTCACCATCGAAAGCGCGGAAGGAGCATTCTCGCTGCCAAACGATTTTGTGCTCGCCTTAACCGGGTTTCATCCCGACCGCGAATTTTTGACGCAAATCGGGGTGCGGATCGAACCTGAAGGCTACCCTTACTTCGATTCCGATACGATGGAAACGAATGTGCCTGGCATTTATTTGGCGGGTGTTATCGCCTCCAGACGGGAAGCCAACGAAATTTTCATCGAGACCGGCCGCTTCCACGGCCGCAAAATCGCCGCGCAACTGGCTTCGCTTCGTCAAGGCACTTAACCCTCTCCAATACAAAGCGGCCGTGCAAAACGATAAAATAACGTTTTGCACGGCCGTTTTCTTCAACAAAGAAGTTTGCTTCCATCCATTTCAATCGGATCGCTTGCAAATCGAATTTGATCCGAATCCGGATCATTTATACTGAATAAGTCCAATTCCATTTCCAACCGGGTCAACCAAGTAAGCTAAATAAAAATCGTCAAACTCCATCTTCTCTCTTACGATCTGAGCCCCCAAATCAACCGATTTGGTTATCGTTTCATCGATGTTCTGGACTTCGATTTGAATTCGGGTTCCATGAGGAAAGTCGCTAGGCCCTTTCGAAATGCCGCCATTAATTCCTTGCTTATCCGCTTCTCCCGTTGTGGCGGGGTAATATCCCCAATTAGGCTCGGCTATTTTCCAGCCAAAAACAGTAGAGTAGAAGCCGGCAGCACGTTCCGGATCTTGACTGCTCAATTCAAACGAGACAACTCGATTCATAACATTCAACCTCCCAGTTGGTATTTATTGCCACACACATTATATCGAACATACGTTCCCTTGTAAATAGTTTTTTTCGCTTTTTCCGAAATAATGTTAGCGCTTTCTAAGACAAATAAAAAGTATGTAATGAGTCATTTCCCATGGAAGCAAGGTCTTGCTTTTAGAACGAGCTTTTCCCGATCGGTGTAACGATGCCATCCATACTGACCGTGTTTTTTTTGTTCCGATATTCCGTCAGCTTGTCTTCCCCTTGTTTGTCCGCCCAGTCGACGAGCATGCTTCTGTCATCAACAAACTCATAGAAAGGGACGCTGAAGCCGCAAGACGTCTTGACGCCATGAATCTCCGAGACGATAATTTGCCTTGTCCCGGGCAGCACGTTGAAATGCCCCTTCAACTCTTCCCATGCGTTGGTTCCGGGTAAAATAACGTCCCCGTTCCCATAAAGCCTCAATATTAACGGCGTTTTCGAGAATGAAACGAACATGAACGTCATTCGATTCGTGTCCGTTAAGTGCGCGCTTGTTTCATTTCCGCTTCCCGTCAAATCGAGGTAAGCAACCTTGTTCGGAGATAATATTCGAAACACGTCGTATCCCTTTGGCGAAACATTGACGTGACCGTTTGCTCCCGCCGTCCCGACAAAAAAGAGATGCTGCTCCTTAATGAACGCTTCGTGTTCCGGCAACAGTGAATCAAACATTTTTCCCATAAGGACCGCCTCATTTCGCTCTATTAGTAAGCCATTTATTCCGCAAATGACCGCACCGGACATGCCTCCGACTGATTGCCGCGTTATTTTTACTTGCTCTCTTTCAAACCGTAACCGTCATAAACCGCTTCCCAATTCAACGGTCTAGCCATGTTCAATTTCGGATGCTCGACAATGACGCTGATCAGCCATTTGCCGAGCTCTTTTCCTCTATACTCGGGAACGACAAAAACATCTCCTAACCACGAAAACCGAACCAGATCCGATATGACACACGCAAAACCGACCTGCCTCGCTTCGCCATGAACAGGATTGCCGTCATAGATCCCATAGCAGAGCGTCGAGTTTTGAATCGATGCAGCAACGAGCTCCTTCGCGGGCACATCCGACAATTGTTCGACTTCCATACAATAAAAATAAGTAAATAACGTTTCCGACGTGAAATGCGGACAAAAGAATTAAAGACAGCTTTGGTCTCTTCGATTATTTTGGGTTCATGATTTTTTAAATGCCGATGTGACAGGTATGCCGACAAACTTCTTTTCCGCCAATTCAATAATTTCGACTGTGTTTGACATGATCGTGCTCCCATTCATAAAGTGTTTTGTTCAGCGATCATTTCTTGTCACCGGCTCTTATTCTTGAATTGTTCAATTAACTCCTTCACGGCAATTCCGTCAATCTTTAATCCGTCAATATTGCAATGGTTCAATTCGACATCCGATAAATCGCATCGATCAAAAATAGCCGTGCTCAGATTACTGTTTAGGAAAAGGACCGGTTCTACGTTAACCCAACCGTCCGTGCCGGGTTCTTCGAGCAGATGGCTTTCGTGCGACTTCGGACGGACAATATTCTCAAATACAGTTCCACCCATTTGAATCATATTGATGTGTACATTTGAAAAATAGATATGTTCCCACTTGGAGTTTACGAAATTGGTATGAGCAAAAGTCGTATTTCTCATATCAATTCCATGAAAGTTCGACCCTTTAAAACAAACCATATGAATGTTTTCGTCCCGTAAATCTTGAAGCTCAAGCCCGTTTTTCGAATCCACGATTTTCTTCTCGGAAAGCGGCATCTCGAATCTTCCCTTCTCGTTTTCTCCAATTTAATGATGGATGCGCAATAGGAGGCAATAAAAAATCCCGCCCCGTAACAGTTGACCGCTAATACTGGACTGGCTTCATCTGTTATTCGAGTCGGGATCGTTGTTGTCAGGAATATATTACCACACGCTTCTTTAGCTTGAGTAGTATAATTTTGCCTTCAAGAAGCGGGATAACGAGTCCATATGATTTCCTACGAACACATTTCGTTCCGCTTGAACGCTGCGGGCCGCCGGCGCCATCGATAGCTGAGCCGCAACGATCGCCTGATTCGGGCGCTCAGAAACCAATTGCTGAATACCTTTCGTTACGGCTTTCATGTACTCCGCTTTTCTGCCTTTCATAAGAAGCTCAAATGTATCTTCCAGCAAGACGGGCTCTGCCTGAATTTCTTTGCCTCTCTGTTTCGAAAAAGAAAGCAACTGGTCCATCGTGCCCTGGACGGTGTTCGGATTGGTAAAGAGCATCAACAGCGGCTGGCTCAAGTCGCAAATTTGTTGAAACAAAGGCTCGTCAATTTTGACGATCAGAATCGGATACGCCAGCAAATCTTCATCCCGTAATTGTGCAGTGAAATACGTGCATGTCACGAGGACGGCATCGACACGGCATTTGACGATCCAGTCTAATGTTTCGATTATTTTACGGCGTAAAATATCGCTTGTCATAGAAGGTTCGGCTTTCATGCGGTCGAAGCCGGGGTCCACAAAATGCACCCATTCGACATCAAAGCAATCGAAAGCCTGCTCTATAAGCTCAATATTGGAATGGTGTGCGTGAAAGCAGCCTATTTTTTTCATCGATTTATCACCTTACGAGACTCTTTGTCTTTTCTGCTGGATTTTCATGCATTTAAGTTAACATAATAGTAGTTATGTTTATGTAACCCGATCCAACCCGTACAGTTCTTCTGTTTTTCTCGGAAAAGCTCTTGATTAAGCCGGTTTACGCTATTTTTCATCGGGCTCATAGATCATTTTGCGCGTCATGCCGCCATCGACGACGAGGTTGATTCCGGTCACAAAATCATTGCGCGGATCGGTCAAATATTGACATGCCCGCACAATATCGGCTACGCGCCCTACCCTTCCGGCAGGATGCTGGCGATGATCGAGTTCACGAAGCGCCTCGTAATTCCCGGTTTCGATCCAGCCCGGACTGATGCAATTCACGGTAATACGGTCGCGTCCGAGGGAGACGGCCAGCGCGTGCGTCAGCGCGACGATACCGCCTTTGGAAGCCGCATACGCCTCCGAGCCCGGTTCCGACATCATCGCACGGGTGGAAGCGATATTGACGATTGCCCCGCCTCTGCCGCTGTCTCTCATGCGTGCCGCAGCTTCTCGCGCGCATATAAATGTGCCGCGCAAATTGGTCAGCAGCACGTCATCCCATTCCTCCACCGAGAGATCGTAAGGGCTTTTCCAGATACCGAAGCCGGCATTGTTGATGACGATATCGATGGAGCCAAAATGGCTTTGTCCCGTTTCGACCAAACGCGTTATCTCTTCCGGGTTGCGCAGGTCCGTTTTGCAAAAAAGCAGCCGCTCCAGCGCGTCCGGTTTCGGCTCTTCCCCGCCGCTCTCTTCACCTTGCGATCGAGCGCGGCCGATCCGGCTGGCGACTTCACGGCCCTTTTTTTCATCGTTGTCAGCCATCACAACCTTATAACCGTCCAAATAGTACGCCTCTGCCAGCGCACTGCCGATTCCTCCGGCTGCGCCTGTTACGATTACGGTGCGGGTTCCCGACGACTCCATCCCGCTCATCCTCCTTCACCCTCATGCGCAAGCTTGTCCAATCTGGTCTCAAGCGCCTCGCGCCAGCTTGCCGCCAATTCCGGCGTCGTGAGCAGCTTGCGGATGGAAGAGATATCTCTTTTTCGCTCATAGTAAATGTGATTCGCTTCCGCAACCGTTATTTCATGAGACGGACGCTCGATAATCGACGCCGTATCGCCGGCGGAAATCGCGCCTTCCTCAAGTACCCGGAAATAAAGCCCGGTGTATCCGGTCGTCTGCACCCATACGGTAAGCTCCGGCAAGCCGTGCCGGATCCCGATCTTGAAGCAGGGCTGCCGCGGCTGGCTGACTTGAACGGTTGCGCTGCCGATCGTAAGGATATCGCCAATCCGCAAATCCCGCTCCGTACCGCCGTCCAGCGTAATATTTTCACCAAATGAACCCCATTCTAGCTTGCAGTTGAGACGCTCTTCCCAATATGGATAATGACTGCTGAAATAGACGCACAGCGCCTTATCGGGGCCGCCATGATGGATTAGGTCCGCCTGCCCGTCTCCTTCAGGGCCTCCGGCATGTACGTTTACGCGGCCGGAGACAGATGTTTTGAAGATGCCCGTCTCAATAGTCTTGGCACCGTGAGCGACGGCAACAGGGAGACCAACGTTAAATGAGCGAACTTGAAATAAAGTCGACATAAGAAGCTCCTCTCTTTGCAGCTCCGTTTGACAAGAGCAGGATGTGTCCATTATACGAGCTAACTGCCAAAATCTGCAATTGCCCGAATGTGTTTAACATAATACGCCGTCCAAACCTTATCCGATTCGAAAGTAGAATTATGATTGAAATTGTTAATCCCGTTAATGATTAACGACATCTTTTTCGACAAAACGACAGCTCTGTACACTGCGAATTGTCGAAAGTTTCTTCTTCTTGTTGCTTCCTGCGCTTCCCCGGGAAATAGGAGCTGAACCCGGGAAATTTCCCGTCTGTTCAGGCCGGTAAACTTCCTGTACGTTTACAGCGGAAACCCGCTTCCGGAAGGCTGCCGGATTGAAGAGCAGCGCCTGCGGGTTGTCATTTCGTTTGGGAAATTACCGTTGAATAGGAATCGTGGCGAATAAGAGGGGTGTTCTGCGTGCCCGTTTTCAACCGGAGCCGAACCGGAGCCATAACAGCATGGCCGCTGCGCTTGCGGCCCACACCGCTGCGTGCAGCAGCAGCCGTTTCATTCGCTCACGGATGTGCAGACGCCGCAGCAGCCAGACGTTCAGAACAATGAGCACAGCGGCGTAAATGAACGCGATCAACGTTCCCGTCCACTGCTCTTTAACCGTTGGAGGGGTCATAAAACCATAAAGAAGCAGTATGCTGCCGACCAGAATATATGGAAACAGAAGTCCAAGAATTAGATGGAACACAATACCGATCGTTATCCGGATGCCGCTTGTCAACGGACTGCCCCTTTCCGGCTTGGGATGCGCTTCATGTACTCGTGTTCCGCTGCCCCGGCCGCCTGTGTCGATGCGAACGGTTAATCATTTACCGCCATCGGCGCAAGCGGCCCGTTCTCGTCAATTAAATCCTGAATGTCGTAAACCGAAATCGGAAAGTATGGAAATCCGTATACGTAAGGCGTCAATTCATACAGGCTGAAATAAATGACCAAACTGCGGTCCGCAATATAATAATCCTGATCGGGACGGATCGCCTTGAACGGTTCCAGCGTCGGAACGTCGCGCTGCTTGATCTGCAGAGCAATCAATTCGGACAAGCGCGCTACATAAGGGCTTCCGGGCTTGAACAGCTGCGCAAGCGTATACGAGCGCCCATCCGAAACGGTAAACGTCAGCGAGCGCTGCAAAGTCAGCCCATGAGCCCCTCCCGTATACGCATAATTGTACAGCGAAAGGCTTAAAACCCCTTTTTCATTCGTTTTCACTTCGAAATAGCCCTGCATCTCCGCACGCGGATCGTCCAAAGAGCCCTGATCCTTTACTAGCTGCTGTACGGCCGCCCGGATATCCATATTGATGCGGCTGCCGGCGGATGCATTCGGAACGCCGCTGACGACGGGAATATATAGCTCGGTCTTCGGTCTCGTAATGCGGGTGGAATAAACGATGACGGGAGGCTGGAAAGCCATAACGGACAACACCTGCCTATAAGTTGGTGTTCCATTGTATGCGTCCGGCATCGTTTCTGATGACAACCGTTTGACTTCATGAGCGGCTACAGCAGCATTTTCTCCCGTTCCGTCAATCGGCGTCCGTTAACCTGCAGCACGATTTTTCCCTTATTCAAACCGATGATGCGGTCGGCGAACCTCTCCGCCCAGTCGCCTTGATGGAGCACCGCGATGACGATAACGCCCTGCTGCTTGCACAGCGCCTTCAAATCACGCAGGACCGCTTCGGCCGAATGCGGGTCAAGACCCGAAACCGGCTCGTCGGCAAGCAGCACGTGCGCCCCGTGCACGAGGGCCTGGGCGATCGCGACGCGCTGTTTTTCGCCGCCGCTCAATTTGTCTCCCCGCTGATGCGCTTTGTCTAGCAGACCCATTTTTTCGAGCATATCCATCGCGCCCATATAATCGTCATTGCGGACCATTCCCGTAACGCGCCGGACCAACGTCGTCTGCGCCGCGGAACCGATCAGCACGTTTTTCAGAGCGGTTTTGCCCGGATACAGGGTCGGCTTTTCCTCCAAATAAGCGACCTGCTTGCGGATTTTAAATTTGCCCAGCAGGCTTTGGGTCGGAATTTCCTTGCCTTCAAACGTATATTTGCCGCTTGTCCAGCTCACCTGCAGCGACAAACAGCGAAGAAGCATCGACTTGCCGCTTCCGCTTGCTCCTTTCACTGCGATAAACTCCCCCTCGTCGGCGCGGAAACTGATGTCGTCCAGCACCTTAGGGCCTCCCGGAATCTGCTTCGTCAAATGGGCAATATGTATCATATAAAAGCGCTCCTTTGCAACCGCGTTCGTCTGTTCGTTCGTATTGATCAAAATTAATCGTATCAAAATTTAAGCGATGAATCCAGTTTAACCGTTGCAAAAAATGCTTTTCACACGAACAAATGTTTGCTATAATGAGAACAGAACAAACGTTCCTTTTACGAAAATAAATTTGAGGGAGTGATCATCTGATGAATTGCGAGCATTTTCGTTTTGTAGAGAAGCATCGTCCATACCGCGATTTAACGTTCAAGTTTTTTGCCGACGGGAAATTGATTATTTTGGATAACAATACGGATCGGGTGATTACTCCCCGCGATTTGAAAGGGGACAGTATGGACTTTTATGTCAGGCAACGAATTGCGTTCATCAAGAAGGATCTCGTCGCAAAGACGATTAAATACGCATAACGAGGAAGAGCCGTTTCTCTTCCTCGTTTGGGCTTATTAACAATCTTTTCGTTCATCATTATTCATACGGTAGGACCGCTGTTATGCAGCGAGGTCGGGCGCTGGGAGCGGCGCGCGCTGCGAAAATCAAAAGCTGTTAATGCTGCTGCTTCTCAATGCCGTTTAAGCTTGCCGGACGCTTTGCCGTCTTGCTGTTCTCGGTCGTAATGGACGGCTCGCTTCGGCTCGATTTGTTCTGCAGATTTTCGGTACGGTTTCCTTTGTTATGCGGCACGGAAATCACCTCCGGCTTCATTATGCCGACCGGGCTTTCTTTTTATTCCGCCGTTTGACGAAACGGAAAGTTTGCGGTAGATTGAAGGGTACATAACAACCCGCATTTCCGTCGTTAGAGGAGCCGTGAACGAAGATGAAACAGACAATCGTATTCGACTTGGATGATACGCTTATTCACTGCAACAAATATTTCAATCTTGTAATCGACCAGTTTGTCGACGCGATGACAACCTGGTTCAAAGGCTATCCCGACGTTACCGCCGATTCGGTCCGGGATAAACAAACGGAAATTGATATTGCGGGCGTACAGCTGCACGGTTTCAAGAGCGATCATTTCCCGCAATCTTTTCTCGACACATATTCCTTCTTTTGTGAAATGACGGGCCGCAAGCCGTCGCCGCTGGAAACCGATCTGCTGTGGAAAATGGGCTTGAGCGTTTATGAACAGGAAGCGGAGCCGTATCCCGATATGGAAGCCACATTGGACAAACTGGCCGGGGAAGGCCACCATTTGCATCTCTATACGGGAGGCGAGCCTTTAATACAGCAGCGGAAGATTGACCACTTCCAGCTGGAACGCTA carries:
- a CDS encoding HAD family hydrolase, producing the protein MKQTIVFDLDDTLIHCNKYFNLVIDQFVDAMTTWFKGYPDVTADSVRDKQTEIDIAGVQLHGFKSDHFPQSFLDTYSFFCEMTGRKPSPLETDLLWKMGLSVYEQEAEPYPDMEATLDKLAGEGHHLHLYTGGEPLIQQRKIDHFQLERYFGDRIYIRRHKNSEALEEILQQGGFDRPSTWMIGNSIRTDVVPALTTGIHAIHVQTEKEWLFNVVSIDVEPKGAFLTLNHLRDVPSAINDYIGR